In Oncorhynchus gorbuscha isolate QuinsamMale2020 ecotype Even-year linkage group LG02, OgorEven_v1.0, whole genome shotgun sequence, a single genomic region encodes these proteins:
- the LOC123990267 gene encoding putative uncharacterized protein Q0144, mitochondrial, whose translation MFMFYMFMYYMFMYYMFMYYMFMYFMYYMFMYFMYYMFMYFMYYMFMYFMYYMFMYFMYYMFMYFMYYMFMYFMYYMFMYFMYYMFMYFMYYMFMYFMYYMFMYFMYYMFMYFMYYMFMYFMYYMFMYFMYYMFMYFMYYMFMYYMFMYFMYYMFMYFMYYMFMYYMFI comes from the coding sequence ATGTTCATGTTCTACATGTTCATGTACTACATGTTCATGTACTACATGTTCATGTACTACATGTTCATGTACTTCATGTACTACATGTTCATGTACTTCATGTACTACATGTTCATGTACTTCATGTACTACATGTTCATGTACTTCATGTACTACATGTTCATGTACTTCATGTACTACATGTTCATGTACTTCATGTACTACATGTTCATGTACTTCATGTACTACATGTTCATGTACTTCATGTACTACATGTTCATGTACTTCATGTACTACATGTTCATGTACTTCATGTACTACATGTTCATGTACTTCATGTACTACATGTTCATGTACTTCATGTACTACATGTTCATGTACTTCATGTACTACATGTTCATGTACTTCATGTACTACATGTTCATGTACTTCATGTACTACATGTTCATGTACTACATGTTCATGTACTTCATGTACTACATGTTCATGTACTTCATGTACTACATGTTCATGTACTACATGTTCATTTAA